Proteins found in one Oncorhynchus mykiss isolate Arlee chromosome 17, USDA_OmykA_1.1, whole genome shotgun sequence genomic segment:
- the LOC110487309 gene encoding zinc finger protein 345, with translation MNQETLSLQPSSPLSLPESLGRTSPGNTLLLGLKRLSVRLVDCRKTPELRDSPNRHSLSRRGLSSGEAKQHHDNEEAEKSLSRSEHQEKQQQRPSRKKSHCCSDCGKRFTSSANLRQHQRIHTGEKPYSCEQCGKRFNQRFNLKSHQIIHSVEKPHCCSQCGASLSSARALEGHMRIHTGEKPYQCSECGQRFKDCSGLRIHERIKHTGEKPHCCSDCGKRFATSQRLKAHRRIHTGERPFHCSECGKSFKQASALSEHKRIHTGEKPHHCEQCGGNFSSSKLLRIHQRIHTGEKPYQCTDCGKSFRFLSSLRRHQLRHTGEKPHQCTECGKRFAVKSGLWLHNIVHTGEKGYQCPQCGKKLGSSHSLEQHKRTHTGQKPFHCSHCKLSFATNSALYKHQIIHTGEKRHSCNVCQRRFGRSDHLKSHMQIHTGEKPYHCSKCELSFTNNRSLKEHEVRHTEDKPHCCSQCGASLSSARALEGHMRIHTGEKPYECSECGQKFAHRASLGSHRRIHTGEKPYHCSDCKKSFQRLGALKLHKFTHSEKMYHCSQCESSCTTPDALKKHQRIHTGEKPYHCSHCDKSFLRQQSLKGHERSHKGEKPFSCSDCGNNFATMETLRIHHRRHTGERPYQCPFPDCGKSFSQASAFKVHKRRHTGEKPHHCDQCGMSFVTSGDLQTHSKRSHTAAQPVDSVSLDLIT, from the exons GAAAcactctccctccaaccctcctccCCCCTATCCCTCCCGGAGTCCCTGGGTCGTACCTCTCCTGGTAACACCTTACTGCTGGGtctgaagaggttgtctgtgcggCTGGTCGACTGCAGGAAAACACCGGAGCTAA GGGACAGTCCTAACCGTCACTCTCTCAGTAGAAGGGGCTTGTCATCTGGGGAGGCTAAACAACATCATGATAATGAGGAGGCAGAGAAAAGTCTCTCAAGATCAGAACACCAAGAGAAACAACAGCAGAGACCCTCAAGGAAGAAatctcactgctgctctgactgtgggaagaggtttACCTCTTCAGCAAACCTTAGACAACACCAGAGAATTcatactggagagaaaccttatagctgtgaacaatgtgggaagagattcaatCAGAGATTCAATCTGAAGTCACACCAGATCATACACTCAGTAGAAAAACCTCActgctgctcccagtgtggagcTAGCCTCTCCTCTGCCAGGGCACTAGAAGGACACATGCGgattcacactggagagaaaccgtaCCAGTGCTCAGAATGTGGGCAGAGATTTAAAGACTGCAGTGGTTTACGGATACACGAGAGAATAAAACACACCGGCGAAAAACCACACTGTTGCTCTGACTGCGGGAAGAGATTTGCTACATCGCAACGCTTAAAAGCTCACCGGCGGattcacactggagagagacCGTTCCACTGCTctgagtgtgggaagagtttcaaaCAAGCCTCAGCACTGTCTGAACACAaacgaatacacacaggagagaagcctcacCACTGTGAGCAGTGCGGGGGAAACTTTTCCTCTTCTAAGTTACTCAGAATACATCAGAggattcacacaggggagaaaccttaccaatgcactgactgtgggaaaagcttcagaTTTCTGTCTTCTTTAAGACGTCACCAGCTAAGACATACTGGAGAAAAGCCCCACCAATGTACTGAGTGTGGGAAGAGGTTTGCTGTTAAGAGTGGGCTCTGGTTACATAACATagtgcacactggagagaaaGGATACCAATGCCCACAGTGTGGCAAGAAGCTAGGATCGTCTCATTCTCTAGAGCAGCATAAGCGTACACACACTGGACAGAAACCCTTCCACTGCTCCCACTGTAAGTTAAGCTTTGCCACTAATTCAGCCCTGTACAAACACCAGATAATTCACACAGGCGAGAAACGACACAGCTGCAATGTTTGCCAGAGGAGATTTGGACGGTCCGATCACCTGAAAAGTCACATGCAAattcacacaggagaaaagccataCCACTGCTCTAAGTGCGAGCTGAGTTTCACTAACAACAGATCTCTGAAAGAACATGAGGTCAGACACACAGAAGATAAACCTCACTGCTGCTCCCAGTGCGGTGCTAGTCTCTCCTCTGCCAGGGCACTGGAAGGACACATGCGgattcacactggagagaaaccgtaCGAGTGCTCTGAATGTGGGCAGAAGTTTGCACATAGAGCCAGTCTTGGGTCACACagaagaatacacacaggagagaaaccctaTCACTGCTCTGACTGCAAGAAGAGCTTTCAAAGACTTGGCGCTTTAAAACTACACAAGTTCACACATTCAGAGAAGATGtaccactgctctcagtgtgaGTCGAGCTGCACAACGCCAGACGCATTGAAGAAACACCAGCgtatacacactggagagaagccttaccactgctcccactgtgaCAAGAGCTTCCTTCGGCAACAGTCTCTCAAAGGACACGAGCGTAGTCACAAGGGAGAGAAACCGTTCTCTTGCTCAGACTGCGGGAACAACTTTGCCACAATGGAAACCTTGCGAATTCACCATCgaagacacacaggagagaggccaTACCAATGCCCTTTccctgactgtgggaagagtttttccCAGGCCAGCGCCTTTAAAGTCCACAAGAGAaggcacacaggagagaagccgcaccactgtgatcagtgtgggatgAGTTTTGTCACGTCAGGTGACTTGCAAACTCACTCCAAAAGAAGCCATACTGCTGCACAGCCTGTGGACTCAGTTTCTCTAGATCTGATTACTTAA